The genomic window TGCAACCAGGTCTTGCCTTTGCCCATTATCAGCGGGGCACAGCCCTTTATTATCTGAGGCGGCATGAGCAGGCCTATCAGGAATTCAAGAAAGTCATAGATATTCAGCCTGATTTTGCCGAAGCGTTTATCTATCTCGGTCTGATTTCTAAAGACCTACAGAAATTAGATGAGGCTGTTGTCCATCTAAACAGGGCGGTAGCGTTAAAGCCAAATGACAGCTCGGCCGTGAATAACAGAGCTCTTGTGCTCAGAGCATTAGGCCAGCTGGATGATGCGCTTCGTGATTTATCTCATGCAATAGTGCTTGATCCCCAAAACCCGTCAAACTTTAATAATCGAGGGGCGGTTTGGACTGAGCACGGAGATTGTGAACGCGCCCTTGGTGACTTCGACAGAGCGGTAGCATTAAACCCTGACTATGCTGAAGCGCTGTTTAACAGGGGGGTTGCCCGAAGGCAACTGGGCCGCTTTGAAGAGGCATTTGCTGATTTTAATAAACATCTGTCTTTAATTCCTGATCATGCTGAAACGCAGAATGAACTGGGCCTGACGCTGTTTGACCTGAAACGGCATGAAGAGGCATTAGCGATTTTTGACAAAATGATCTGTTATCATCCGGATAAGGCTGAGCTGTTTAATAACAGGGGTCTGGTACATGCCGAATTGGGTCAGTTTGAAACAGCACTGGCTGACTACAGCAAAGCAATAGCGCTTCAGCCTGAATTTGCTGCAGCCTTTTCAAACAGAGGATCATTAAGGACAGAGCTACATCAGTTTGATGCAGCATTGGCTGATTTTGAGCATGCGTTGTCACTTGACCCTGATTTTGCTGAGGCCCAATGGAATAAGGCACTTCATTTGCTTCGCTTTGAAGATTATGAAAGCGGGTGGCGACTGTATGAGTCGCGGTGGCAAAGAGATAAAATAAAATATACCGCCCGTCAGCTCACAAAGCCGCTTTGGCTGGGCGAAGAAAATTTGCATGGAAAATCAATTCTTTTGCATGCAGAACAAGGGCTGGGAGATACTATACAGTTTTGCCGGTTTGCCCTACAGGTTGCCGATTCGGGTGCACATGTGCATTTGGACGTGCAGCCTCCTTTGCGTGAGTTACTGGGACAAATCAGAAGTGTTGAGCTGGTTAAAACAGAAGATGTAGAAACTGGCAGTTTTGATTATCATTGTCCGCTTATGAGCCTGCCGCTCGCGCTGAACACCACACCAGACGAAATACCTTTTCAAGATGGCTATCTGAGCTGTAGCCCTGATGAGGTTAAGAGCTGGTCTGAACGTCTTTCAGGCATAACCGGGCTTAAAATTGGCATTGCCTGGAGCGGGAATGCAAACCACGAAAATGACCGGTCGCGAAGCATGAGCTTGCAGACATTTTTGCAGGGAATGCCGCGGGATTGCAAATTGTTCAGCCTGCAAAAAGATATTCCCAAACGAGACAGGGCCCTGTTTGAGAACACGGCCAACCTGCAGCATTTTGGTGGCGACCTGAAACAAACAGCGGCCTTATGTAAAATGATGGACGTCATCGTGACTGTGGATACCAGCATCGCCCATCTGGCAGGGGCCTTGGGTCAGCCGGTCTGCCTACTCTTGGCTTACACCCCTGACTTTCGGTGGGGCCTGAACCGAAAAGACAGCCCCTGGTATTCCTCAGTCCGCCTTTACCGGCAAACACAGGACAGAAGCTGGGCTCATGTCTTTGCAGATGTCCGAGAGGATATTTTCAATCAATACATCTCAGGAAACAACAGGAATGAAACTTAATCTTGGTTGCGGATCAAAGCTTCTTGAAGGCTATGTGAATGTAGATAAATTCAATATTTATGATGTGGATATTGTCCATGACCTGGAGGTTTTTCCCTATCCGTTTGATGATAATGTTGCCAGCTATGTCCTTTTATCTCACGTCTTAGAGCATGTGGGGCAAGACCCGAATGTGTTTCATAACATCATCAAAGAACTTTACCGCATCTGTGCTGCTGGAGCGATTATTGACATCAGAGTCCCGCATCCCCGGCATGATGATTTTCTGGCTGACCCCACACATGTGCGGCCAATTACGCCCTTTGGCCTGTCTTTATATAACAAAAAGCTAAATAAACAGTGGGAGAGAGATGGCAATGCTGCAACACCTCTCGGCCTGATTCATGATGTTGATTTTGAGATAATTGACACTCAATACATGCTTTAGCCCCACTATATGGAGATGATGCAAAACGGACAGCTGAAAAAGGATGAGCTGAACCAGATGGTCGCCACTCAAAATAATATTGTGAAACAAATCAATGTGAAATGGCAGATCCGCAAAGACAGCTGTGGCGGAAATTTATGAAACTTTCACCTGTCCATCGAAAAACACCCATTTGCAGGTATTGTTCGTGAACCGAGCTTGTTAGGGTGTAGATGTAAAATCAGCACAGACGATCCCGTCTTTGCGCGACTGGAGAGAGAAAATATATCATGTCCAGAAAACAGCCCCCCGCCGTGACCGATTTTCCCCATCATTGGCATACCACCACAAGATGGGATGATAATGATGTTTATGGTCATCTGAATAATGTGGTGTATTACCGGCTGTTTGATACCGCCGTGAACAGGTTTTTACTGGATAATGGACTGCTTGATTTCAGAACGGGTAAGAATGTGTATCTGGTCGTGGAGACTGGCTGTTCTTATTTCGCTGAACTGGCCTATCCGGACAAGCTGATTGTGGGGCTGCGGGTCGCGCGTCTTGGGACATCGTCGGTGACCTATGAAACAGGCCTGTTCAGAGATGGTGAAGCCGCAGCCGCAGCTGCCGGACATTTTGTGCATGTGCTGGTGGATAAAGCCAGCCGCAAACCGGTGCCGATTGAAGCAAACAGCCGGACGGCGTTTGAAACATTGATGATGTGATCAGGTGCAGTGCGTCTGCAGCCTGTTAATTCTGATAAGAGGGTACGCCGAACAAACGGTTGTTCAGAGACCCGCCATAAACAGGGTTTTGCAAAGTAACTGTAGTGGTCACGCCTAGCGCATCTGTGATCACCCAGCGGCGCAGCTGCCAGGCACCGGCATCAAATTCAAGGGTGAGCCGGCCTGCGCCTTCACCAGTGTCTTTTTCCAGCTGAACAGAAGCAATGCCGTTTTCCAGCCGCGCCGATGTTTTCACCTGTTCTGATCTGAAGCTGACGGTCTGTTCCAGCAAGGGGGCAAATGGCGTTTCACTAACCGGATAGGCCTCAACAGTCTGCGCGATTTTATCATCAATATAGACCCAAATCCGGCTGGTCACGATCGACAGGGTTTCGGGATTTGTATAATCAAGACGCAATTGAAACGGACGCCGAAAATAAACATGCCCTTCGCCAATCGTGCCATCTGATGAAATCTGGATAAATTTAGCCTGCAGGGTGGTCAGCTCTGTGATCGCATGTTCGGCACGTGCGATAAGCTTGGTCTCCTCAGCAGACTGGGCAGCCAGATGAGACGGCAAAATAAGGCTGAAAATCAGTGCCAAGATTGCCATCTTCAGGCGAGAGATTACCGGCTCAGTTCTCGTCATTGTGTATAAGAACCTCTCTTTTACCAACATGATTTGCCGCGCTGATGATGCCTGCTGATTCCATTTCTTCAATCAAGGTCGCCGCCCGGTTATAGCCAATTTTCAGATGCCGCTGCACAAAGCTGGTTGAAGCCTTTTGTTCACGAACAACCAATGCAACCGCTTCATCATAAAGGCTGTTTCCGGTAGCTGGCAGCTGACCGGCACCTGCAAAAGATGGATCAAATGCGGCCGCTTCATCTTCTTCTGTCACACTTTCATTATAGTCAGGTTCACCCTGCTGACGCAGGAAGTTAGCCACATCCTCAACCTCTCTGTCATCAACAAACGGCCCATGCACACGCACCACCCGGCCACCCCCTTCCATAAACAGCATATCGCCGCGGCCCAAGAGCTGTTCTGCACCTTGTTCACCCAAAATAGTACGGCTGTCGATACGTGAGGTGACCTGAAATGATATCCGGGTCGGGAAATTTGCTTTGATCGTGCCGGTGATCACATCCACAGATGGCCGCTGTGTTGCCATAATCACATGGATACCAGCCGCCCGCGCCATTTGAGCCAGACGTTGTACAGCAGCTTCAATTTCTTTGCCTGCCACCATCATCAGATCAGCCACCTCGTCAATCACCACTACGATGAAGGGCAACGGGGCCAGATCAAGCACATCTTCTTCAAATACTGGCCGGCCAGTTTCAGAATCAAAGCCGGTCTGAACGCGCCGTGTCAGCACCTCGCCCTTATTGCGCGCTTCT from SAR116 cluster alpha proteobacterium HIMB100 includes these protein-coding regions:
- a CDS encoding TPR repeat-containing protein (PFAM: Glycosyltransferase family 9 (heptosyltransferase); Tetratricopeptide repeat), with amino-acid sequence MTIKADFEHAAKQYESNQAKEAYSSVRKLLKRHPRHLDCLNLASLCCIQLGKFSDALSYSTKILSVQPGLAFAHYQRGTALYYLRRHEQAYQEFKKVIDIQPDFAEAFIYLGLISKDLQKLDEAVVHLNRAVALKPNDSSAVNNRALVLRALGQLDDALRDLSHAIVLDPQNPSNFNNRGAVWTEHGDCERALGDFDRAVALNPDYAEALFNRGVARRQLGRFEEAFADFNKHLSLIPDHAETQNELGLTLFDLKRHEEALAIFDKMICYHPDKAELFNNRGLVHAELGQFETALADYSKAIALQPEFAAAFSNRGSLRTELHQFDAALADFEHALSLDPDFAEAQWNKALHLLRFEDYESGWRLYESRWQRDKIKYTARQLTKPLWLGEENLHGKSILLHAEQGLGDTIQFCRFALQVADSGAHVHLDVQPPLRELLGQIRSVELVKTEDVETGSFDYHCPLMSLPLALNTTPDEIPFQDGYLSCSPDEVKSWSERLSGITGLKIGIAWSGNANHENDRSRSMSLQTFLQGMPRDCKLFSLQKDIPKRDRALFENTANLQHFGGDLKQTAALCKMMDVIVTVDTSIAHLAGALGQPVCLLLAYTPDFRWGLNRKDSPWYSSVRLYRQTQDRSWAHVFADVREDIFNQYISGNNRNET
- a CDS encoding putative thioesterase (PFAM: Thioesterase superfamily~TIGRFAM: acyl-CoA thioester hydrolase, YbgC/YbaW family), whose amino-acid sequence is MSRKQPPAVTDFPHHWHTTTRWDDNDVYGHLNNVVYYRLFDTAVNRFLLDNGLLDFRTGKNVYLVVETGCSYFAELAYPDKLIVGLRVARLGTSSVTYETGLFRDGEAAAAAAGHFVHVLVDKASRKPVPIEANSRTAFETLMM
- a CDS encoding outer membrane lipoprotein-sorting protein (PFAM: Outer membrane lipoprotein carrier protein LolA), producing the protein MTRTEPVISRLKMAILALIFSLILPSHLAAQSAEETKLIARAEHAITELTTLQAKFIQISSDGTIGEGHVYFRRPFQLRLDYTNPETLSIVTSRIWVYIDDKIAQTVEAYPVSETPFAPLLEQTVSFRSEQVKTSARLENGIASVQLEKDTGEGAGRLTLEFDAGAWQLRRWVITDALGVTTTVTLQNPVYGGSLNNRLFGVPSYQN